A stretch of DNA from Candidatus Aminicenantes bacterium:
GATGCCGGTCCGCTTCGTGCCCTTTACCAGATCCGGGAGTTGATTTGAAATACTACCGCAACGGCCCGGCCATCGGTTTGTTTTCAGCGGCACTGATCGGCAGCCAGATTTCCCTGATGCAGGCTCTGGCCCAGGCGCAATGGTCTCACTTCGCGCATATGATCATCGCGGTGGCCATGCTTGGCTTCGGGGTCAGCGGTACCTGGCTGGCATTGGCCGGATCCTCACTGCTGAAAAGGGCCGCAATCTGGGTGCCCCTCGGCATGGCTGCGGCCGCGGCGGCCCTTACATTGGCTCCTTTCCTGGCTGCGCTTCCGGGAATTGGTTTTGATATGATGGAATTGTTCATAACCGGAGGATCTCCCCTCAAGCTGGTCTTCACATACCTGGCTTTTTTTATGCCTTTCTTTTTCGGGGCCCTGGCCATTGGCCTGGCATTCGCCGCCACACCGGAACGGATCGGCGCTCTCTATGCTTGGAACCTGGCCGGTTCGGCCCTGGGAGGGCCGATAACTCTCCTGCTGTTGACATTCATATCCGCCTCTCAAGCCGGAGCCTTCTTGGCCCTGGTTGCCTGGGCGGCTGCCGGAATTGCCGGCCTGTTGCAAAGAAAACAAGTTGCCGGAGTTCTTCTGGGCCTGGTCTGCCTGGTTGGGTTGATCCGGCCGCCGCAATTCCAGCCATCCGTCTACAAGGATCTTTCCAGGGCATTGGACATGCCGGATCGCATGGTCAAAGGTCCGTTTCCCAGTCCCTATGGAGAAGTGCATGTCGTAGAGTCGCCGGCGTTGCGTTATGCTCCGGCCCTGAGTCTGAAATTCCGCGGCACCCCGCCCAGCGCTCCGGTTGTATTCGTCAACGGCAACCAATACGGGGTGCTGTTGCCGCCCAAGGATCCAGGGAATCAGCATATAACGGACGCCACACCGGCCGGACTGGCCTACGCCCTGAAAAAACCGCATAGAGTACTTGTTTTGAGAGCGGGCGCCGGGGTGGCCGTGACCCATGCCCTGGCCCATGATTCCAGGGAAATAATCGCGGTGGAGTCTCATCCGATCGTCCGCGGTATGGCCGCAGCCAACACTGCGCTGCATGCGAATGGAGACAAAGTGAAATGGGTTGCGGGAACATCCCGGGCCTGGCTTTCGAAAAAAGCAGCCGCCCATGAGGCGAATGGCTACGACCTGATTGTACTGCCTGCCGTGGGGGGGTTCGGAGGAGATTCCGGACTGCGTGCCCTGGAGGAGGATTATACGTTAACGGTTGAGGCAATATCTGAAATGTGGAGCCGATTGAATCCCGGAGGCATGATTTCGGCCGTAGCCTGGATCGATTACCCGCCGCGAGCTTCCCTGCGCCTGGCCGCTCTCCTGGCGGACGTCCTGGTCAGGCAAGGTTTGAATAACCCTAGAAAACACGTTGTCATCCTGCGCAACTGGGCTCAGATGGTTGTTGTAATATCCAGGAATTCGTTTCAGCCTGAACAAGTGGAGTCGGCGGTCACTTTTGCCGACCGGCTTGGTTTTGACCTGGTCGGCGACAATCTGGAACCAACGGCAACAAAAGCGCAGAGTTATCACAACCTTGACGATGACACACTGGTTGTCGGCCTGCGCAAGATCCTCGCTCAAAAACAGTCCCAATTGGCCCGGAAGTATCCTTTCGCGATTTTTTCCCCATCGGATAACCGGCCCTATTTTAAACATTTTCTTACCCTGCAGCATTGGCAAGCTTATCGTGATCTATTCCTGGAAAATCAATCTCCTTTCGTGGAAATCGGTCTGCCGACGCTCATCTTGACTTTCCTGCAGATTGCCGCGATCAGCCTGATCCTGATCGCTCTGCCGTTGCTGCGCCTCAGACGAGTTGCCAGGGGTTTCGGCAAGCCCTTGTTTTACTTTCTGGCGGTCGGTTGCGGCTTCATGTTCTGGGAAATCATCATGATCCAGCGATTCATTCTATACTGGGGGCACCCGTTGATGGCGGTTGCCGGCGTCATCGCCGTTCTTCTTCTTGGCATGGGGGCGGGCAGCCTCTATTCCTCCCGCCTGAAAAATTTTCGGGTTCAAGCCTGCAGGGTGAACGCGGTTCTGGCGGGATTGCTGTTTGCTTATATTCTGATTCTGCCGGCCTTTTTCAAGCTCACCATAGGATTTCCCCTGACGCTCCGCGCACTGCTCGGCGGTCTGATCCTGCTTCCTCCGGCCTTTCTGATGGGTTTTCCTTTTCCGCTGGGATTACGCTGGGTCGAAGAACCCAATCGGGCGCGCATTGCCTGGGCCTGGGGCCTGGACGGATTCGCATCGGTGGTCAGCGCCAGTGGTGCGACCATCCTGGCGGTTGTTTTTGGCTTCACGGCGCCCCTGGCTATGGCCGTGGCCGCATATGGCCTGGCCGCCCTGATGGCGGGTACCGGGGCCCGCCCCACTTCTCGTTGCGGACGGATCAGGGATTCGCAATAGGGGCGAATGATTTTTCGCCCCCACCAATGCTGTCCCTGTCACCTGTCTTCCTGCAACCTGTCACCTTTTTTACTTCTTCCCTCTTCAACTTTCTTTTTTGCCATCAACGCCTCGATCTCGTCTATCTCCTTGGGCACGAAACGGGAGAGCACCTCGCAGCCGTCCGGGGTAATCAGCACCGTGTCCTCGATGCGGATGCCGATACCCGTCTTTGAATCGTACAGCCCCGGTTCCGCGGTAAACACCATGCCCGCTTCCAGTGGCAATCCTTCCTGACCCACATCGTGGGTGGAGAGTCCCACGTAATGGTGGATCACACCTTCCAGGCCGCGATCCGGGATTTTCCACTCGCGCATGCGATGGGCCACGTGACGCTTGACATCCGCCAGGGTCACGCCCGGGCGATACGCCTCGATACTGGCTTTCTGGATCGCCAGCACGGTGGCATACAACTTTCGCTGTTCCGGGGTGAATTTGCCTGAAACCGGCCAGGTGCGGGTGATGTCCATGGCGTAATGCTCCAGATCAGCGCCGAAATCCATCAACACCACTTCACCAGCCTGCATTTTTCGCTGGTTGCGGTTGTAATGCCACACGCAGGAGTTGGGGCCGGACCCCACGATGGGGGCATAAGCGGGACCGTCGGCGCCGTTTTTCAGGATATGGCCGACAGCCGCGGCTTCCAACTCGTATTCCATCGCCCCGGGCCGGGTGGCTTTGATGGCGGCGACAACGGCCTCCGCGGATATGCGCCCATTTCGCCGCAGGATCTCTATTTCGTGCGCATCCTTGATCATGCGCATGCGGTCCAGGACCGGAGATATGTCCCCTAACTCGGCAAAGGGATAACGCTCCCGCAGGCGTTTGACCCGCTGCTGGTCGAGGGTGGGGACATCGTTGTAGGCGCAGCGGCCGGCCCGGGCGGTAAAGATTCCGGTCTCCCAGCGGCTGCCGTCCTGTGGATCCGCCGGGGAAAGGCGGACCCACAGGCGCGAACCGGAGCGCCTCAGGATGCGCGCCAGGTATTCGTCCAGGTAGGATGCGGAATAGATCGCGCCGACTCCCAGGCGACCCGGGGCATCCGGATCCAGCAACATGTTTTCGCCGTCGATCATGCGCTCGCGTTCGGACTGGCGCGGCAGGAACAGCACGGTACGGTCGTTTTCAGCACTTATCACCATCACGGCACAGGGGTCGTTGATCCCGCTCAGGTAGAAAAAATCATTGTCCTGGCGGAAACGCTTGCCCGGGTGGGTGTCGGTTTCACCGAACAGGATCACCGGTCCCTGTTTAATGCTTTTCATTAAGCTGGCCCTGCGTTCGGCATAGGGCGAGGTTTCCGCAAAAGCCCCGACTGTCGTGACAACGAAGAGTAGGCCCAATCCAAGTTTCCAGATTCCCAGTTGTTTTTTCATGTTGGTTCTCCTGCTTTTGTTTACCGCGTTCTTCCCGGCCGGTTGGTCGTCCACTCTGTGTTGATCCTTTCGCTGATGCGTGCGAGTTTGCATGATAGCCAGCGAGAATCCAAAAACCCGCATTTCCATACCTACAGGCACCGTCACCTTTATCAGGAAAAGCGATCGTCCGTTCGTTGCCGGCGGATGCGCTTCATGTCCGCGGAGAGCCATCCAGTTCGGGCACCGCGGCGGTCGTCGAACCCCGGTACATAAGGCTTGATGTCCAGCAGGGGCGTGCCGTCCAGGATGTCGATGCCGCGTACCCGTAGCCGATTCCCGTCCACGGCCAGCAGTTCAACAATGGAGAGCCCGATATGGGCGGGCCGGCTGGGCGAGCGCGTGGCGAAAACGCCGCGATAAACCGTGTCCAGAAATGGGATCACGCGCATGCGCACCGTGCGGGTGCGATGAAAGCGATAGATCAGGTAGATATGCGAGAAGCCGTCGAGGTCCGCGAGCCCCCCGGCATAGCGGGAGAACACCTCCACTGTCCCCTCCACATACGCCGCGCCCGGAGGCTGGATGGGCATCTCTTCACGGGTATGGTAAGGAGAATGGACAATTCCTATGGTCTGGATGGTGACACGTGGAACCATGGTTCAAGTGTACGCTTTCACCGTAGAAAGAGCAAACGCAGGGGCAGGCTTGGCAATCATTGGGGCCGGTGCGTATAAACGTATAAAGTGTCCTTGAATCAAATCAATGGTTCGGTACATTCATAAAAGAGCTTTCGCTTATCGGGCCCAAGTTTATACGTTTATACGCACCGGCCCCCGTGTTGGCCTCATCGGGATATTCGGATCATGCGTTCGTTGATGAGGTCCGGAAGATCGGGAGTCACAAATTCGGCCTTGGATCGGATCCTGTTCAATGCTTTGGACCGTTTTTCAGCTTTCATTCGGGACAGCCTATAGGATTTTCCACCGCTGAGTCCCCCGACTAGCCCTCCGGTTACGGCACCGCCCGCCGCACAAAGTGTGACCACCATACCGCTCAGATCAATCTGCAGCCATCCGCCGCTGCTGCCGCTGTTGCCGGAAACCCCGATGAGACCGATTGCCAGACCGGCTGCCGTGCCCTTGAGAAGGCCCGGCAAGAAACCGCCTCTGCGGAATTTGAGCCTTTTGATTTTGTCCGCGGAAAAGCCAAGGATCTGGTCGGTTCCGGTCACTGAGATCACTACGGTGTCGGATGTTACGGCCAATAGGCGTCCATTGTAGACCTGATCTAAAAAGGAGACACGCACGGCAGCTCCCGAATGATCCGGGATGGATGCGGGAAGAGTCTGGGCGCAAACCAGTGAAAAGGCCAGAAAAACCATTGCAAAAATTGCGTTGTTCTGTTTCATGACCGTGATTATACGGAACGTGTATGCCAATGTCAAGCAATTATGGACATTTTGGGACACCGTGACTTTCGGGTGCCAGACCCTTCTAGGCTGCAGGTACACGGAAGATTGGGGGCAGCAACATTATCCCCTGCCGCGCGCGGCGCATCGTACTCAGCCTGAACCACCGCCTTTGCGTTTTCCAATGTCTCTTTACCCAGAATCCAATAGTTGTGATACGATTGCCAGCGTTGTTCAAACATCGCCAGGGCCCGAAAATGATCTTTTCCACCCCCGGGTGATCCTGCGGCGCCTCGACCACCTCTTCATCCACCTTGCGGCCGTTGACACGGATGCGGGTGCGAACTTCCCGGATCTTGCGGTCCTTGCGTACCAGGCGATAATCGTATTCAGTGATCAAGGTGTCACTGTCTACAACGGGCCGCAGATCCGCGCGGAAATATCCCTGGGGCGCTTCTGAACCGGGCAGTTTCTCGCGCACCTTCTCGATGCAGACAAAATCAAAAGAGGAACCGTACAACCTGCGGCAATAGGCTGCGCATTTGTCCAGAATCCGCTCCAGTCGGGCATCTGTCGCCTTTTCCGCTTCTGTCTTCGGGCGATCCAGCCAACCGGTCAAGCGCTCCAGATAATCCCGGACATCTATGTGGTTATAGACTCGTTGGTTATAGACTCGTTTGACATCACAATTAAATTGTTGCAAAATATTCGTCTGCCTTGAGCGTCGAAAGCGTCCTTTTTTGAGAACAGACATGTTGAGGAAGTTGAAGAGTTGAAAAAAAAAGGATCTCTTACGTTTCTTGTGGGTTGTTAAAGTTGAAACGGGAAGAAGTTGAACAGGTTTTTAAAGTTTTCACTTTCGACTTTAGACTTTCCACTTTCGACTCAGTTTCCCCTGCCCATGTCCTCTTTATTCAAAACTCATATCCTGATACCTATGTTGTGATCACTTAGGGTCGGATTTTCGTTTTCACCTTCTACGTTCTACAGGGCGGTTCGCGAACCGCCCCTTTTTTGCGCCCGGTCATGGAATCGATTTCCACGCGAATCGCCGCAGTGCGTTCGAGGATTTCATCCGGGAAAGTGTAGTCCCCGGGGCTGTACTGGGCCATGATCGCGCGCAGACCGCGGCGTTTCTCTTTGGTATCGTTCAATTCAACCGCGGTGCCGAAAACCAGAACCGAACGGAAGCGCATGCTCCAGCCACAACCCCGGTCCGCCTCGATCATGCCGTCCAGGATATCAAACTCCAGGCATACCCGGGGGTTGCGGTGCAGGATCTCGATCTTTCGCCCCTTCAGCCCCGTATGCAGATAGACAGCCTCGCCGTCATCCGTCACCCCCAGGCGGCACACTTTACAACCACGAAGGACCTCATCCATTTCAGCTCGCTCTGTCACCACGCGGTTCTCTTTGCCCAAATGTTTCTCCTCAAAAAGATTCTAAGCGGGAGAACAACAAGAATCAAATGGCAAAACCCAAAAATTGCCGATCGGGGTCTTGAATTGCAAGACCCGCGACTTTAATTCCTGGCTCCGATTCTGGTATCATGCTGCCATGGCTCGCTCTGAATCTGATTTTCCGCTGGTTGTGCCGCGTGCCAACCTTTTCTTTATACTCCGATCGATTTTTATCTCCGCATGTTTTTTATCCCTTATTCCTCAACCACTCTGCGCGGATTCACCAGAAGAGTTACTTGATCAGGCTGCCCGATCACTGCCGCATGACCCGGCCTCAGCCCGACAAGTGGCCCAGAGTGTTTTGGACCAGGCAGAGGCAGGTCGCCGCTCTGATCTGCGGGCCCGGGCGCTTTATCTGCTGGGAGATGCCGCTCTTGCCGATCACGATTACCTGAAAGCCATGGAATACCTGCGCCGGTCCCGGGAAGCATTCGCTATCACCGGGGATCGGAAGCAGGAGGCCCGTTGCCTCAGGCGCCTGGGAGACGCCCACTACTACATTGCCAACCACGATGTAGCCATGGAACATTATCTGGCCGGCTTGCGCATCTTCCGCGAACTGGTTGCCAAGCAGGATGAGCCGGAGTTGCGCCTGGGGGTGGGCCATCTACTGGCCACGGTGGGCAACGTGTGCAGGGCTGATCGCAGTCTGCCTCAAGCCCTGGACTATTATCGGCAGGCTTTGGCCGTTTATGAAAAAGAAGGTTTCACCCAGGGACTGGCCGGAGTCCGGGCCAACCTGGCCTCGATTCACCAGCAATCGGGACAGATGGAAGCAGCCCTGGCCGAAAACCTGGCCGGCCTGGAAATCGCCCGCGGACTGGATGACCCCTACCTGCTAACCATTCTATTGACGAATGCCGGGGCGTCCGCCACTTACCTGGACCGTCCACAAGAAGCACGTGCTTTTCTTAATGAGTCGATGACCATCAGCCGGGCCAGGAACAGGCGGCGGGGTATTCTTTTCAACCTGGTCAAGCTGGGAGAGCTGGAAATCAGGCAAAAAAATTGGTCAAAAGCCGTGGATTTTCTCCGGGAAGCGGTTGACCTGGCCAAAGAACTCAATGACCGCAGTGTTCGGGTTGAAGCGCTGGAACGACTGGCTGACAGCCTTTCCGGTTCAGATCAGCCCGGTGCCGCCCTGAATACTTACAAGCAAGCCGGCTTACTGCGATCAGAACTCATGGATGAAGCTCGCAACAAAAGAATCCAGGAATTGCGTTTGATCTATGAAACCGAGCGCCGCGAACAGGAGTTGGCGATTATGAAAAAGCAGGCCCGAGACCGGACACGTTTGAACAGGTTGCTGGGACTGGTGGCAGCCTTGCTGGCTCTACTGGTGCTGGTACTGGTCAGCCTTGCCAGGCTCAAGATGCGCTCAGCGGCGGTCCTGAAAGCGAAAAACGCGGAACTGGAAAAAGTTTTCCAGCAAGTCTCGGCCCTTTCGCTGACCGATGATCTGACCGGCCTGGCCAACCGTCGCTCTATTCGCGAAAAGATTGATGCCGAGCAAATCAGGAGCAAGCGTACCGGCCAGAATTATGCCTTGATACTGGCGGATGTGGATCATTTCAAACTCTGTAACGACGCTCACGGGCATGATGTCGGGGACCAATTGTTGATTGGGTTGTCCAGGCTTTTTCAACATGTTTTGCGCGCCCAGGATTTCGTCGGTCGCTGGGGCGGCGAAGAATTCATGTTTCTGCTTCCAGAGACGGACCTGGAGGGCGCTCGCGTCCTGGCTGAAAAGATCCGCCGGACAGTGGAAGAAAAAGTGACCACAATCGCCGGCGGAGTAACCCGGGTCACCCTCACCCTGGGGCTGACCGTCTACCGCCCGGGTGAAAGCGCCGAAGCTGTCATGCTGCGGGCCGATGCCGCCCTTTATGCCGGCAAGAATGCGGGACGCAACCGGGTTTTCGTTCTTGAATAAATGCGCCTATGGGGACGGTGACGTGGCGGCGGCCTGGTTGTGGAACGGAGCAAGTGTGCGAGTACGGACTTCCTCGAATAAAGGCGCCACCTGGACGGCTGAAAAGGGATTCCTGGCCCAGGCCGGCGGTAAGCCGGGGTTCCTGAAACTGACTTACGATGATCTGGGCAACCTCATGATCGCCTGGGTGGAGGACGGAGTGATTTTCTTCCGCCGCTCAATTAACAACGGCGCAACTTGGAGTGCGCCGACCGAGGTAACGACTCAAGCCGTCAATCCGGACAACTATTATCCCCTGGGGCTTGTGGCCTCCGCGGACAACCGTATCCTGGTATCCTGGGTAAAAAACCGCACTATGTTTATGAGCACGGGGTCAGCGGAGTAAACAAAGAAAAAAGACGGCTGTTGACGGGCGGGATAAGCTTCATACGCCTTAGTCAGTCCGGCGGCTTGCCAGCCGAAGCCTTGGCGAAGGCTGGTGGAGGCGGGGGGAATCGAACCCCCGTCCAATACTGAATCCACCAGGGCATCTACAGGTTTGTTCCGCTTTTCATACGACCGGGAACGTCAAAAACGGACAAAACCGTTTCCCGTCGGCCTCCCCTGTGGTCTCGCACCCGAACGCCCGGAAGCGTTGCGTTGGGTACCATCCTGCTGGATGACGCCCGTTTTCCCCCCGCAGGAAAGAGAGAAACGAACGGCGACTTAAGTGTTAAGCCGCGAGCGCAAAATTGTTGTTTGCGTTTCGTTGTTTGAGCCTTTATGGAGTTACTCAGCTCCACCTGCAGCCCGGGCTACATCAATACTGTCGAACCCAGATCGCCCCCAACCTGAGGGTTCCCCGGTGTCACCCGGAGACTTGGTCGGAATGGCGGGGCCGACGAGACTCGAACTCGCGACCTCAGGCGTGACAGGCCTGCGTTCTAACCAACTGAACTACGACCCCGTCCGACGCAGCACTGGGCGGTAGAGGACTTGAACCTCTGACCACCGGCGTGTAAAACCGATGCTCTACCAGCTGAGCTAACCGCCCGGTCGTCCAAAGCGGTATAAAAGATACACCAAAGCCGGGGTAAAGTCAATAGTTGGAGGGCGAGGGGCTATGGGCAAGAGGCGGTGAAAACTGAGTCGAAAGTCTAAAGTCGAAAGTAAACAGACAAAGCCCTGTGATGACACTAAGTAGTGTAAGTTATGAGGAAACCGGCCAGGCAGCTCAGCTCAGAATGCTTGTCTGAACTGTGATGATGTGCTTATTAGCGCTTTGATGCAAAAATGGGGGCGTCCCAAACTCGGCGAGTAGCTGTCTCCTGCCACCTGTCTCCTTATCTTCAACTTTTCAACTCTGATTATCCAAAAATCCGTATTTACATACTTACAAGCACCGTCCCCAGTTTATTTCATGCTGAGTTGAATGCGTTTGAGTTCCGGGTCCACCGAGAGGACCCGCACGCGGACGACCTGGCCCACGGCCACCACTTCCTCGGGGCGTGCAACAAACTTGCGTGACAATTCCGAAACATGCACCAGGCCGTCCTGGTGGACCCCGATGTCCACGAAAGCCCCGAAACGGGTCACATTGGTCACCTTTCCGGGCAGGTCCATCCCCGCTTCCAGGTCGCTGATTTCAGACACGCCTTCCGCGTATTCGAACACTTCGAAAGCGCGGCGGGGGTCGCGGCCGGGGACCTGCAGTTCACGGATCACATCGTTGACCGTAGGCAGGCCGAATTTATCTGTCACGAAATTCCCGGGACAGATTCCCTCCAGGGAAGCCGCATGACCGATCACCTCGCCCACCGCTTTGCCGGCGGCGCGGCAGATGCGTTGCGCCAGCGGGTAAGCTTCGGGGTGAATGGCCGTTGCATCCAGCGGCTGGCTGCCGTTGTGGATACGCAGGAATCCGGAACTCTGCAAAAACGCTTTGTCGCCGAACATACGCACCCGTTTCAGATCTTGCCGGCTGCGAAAAAGGCCTTCCCTGTCGCGCCGGTCCACGATGTTTCGCGCCAGTACCGGACCGATTCCGGATACGTAGCGCAGCAGGTGCGAAGACGCGGTGTTTGTATCCACGCCTACGGCGTTTACCGCGGAGGCCACCACCCGGTCCAGGCGTTCCTTCAAGCGTGCCTGGTCCACATCGTGCTGGTACTGACCCACCCCGATGGAACGGGGTTCGATCTTGACCAGCTCGGAAAGGGGATCCTGGAAACGCCGGCCGATGGAAACGGCTCCGCGTACGGTTACGTCAAGGTCCGGAAACTCTTCCCTGCCCGCGGCCGAAGCGCTGTATACCGAGGCACCGGCCTCGCTGACCACTGTGACCGTCACCCCGGCGGGGACAATGCCGGCAAAAAACGCCCGGGTTTCACGCGAAGCCGTGCCGTCCCCGATTACCACGAAACGCACGGCATGCGCCCGAATCAGGCGCAGGGATTCCTTGCGGGCCGCCTCCACGCTGTTGCGGGGCGGGGTGGGATAGATGGCGGCGTGTTCCAGCAGGCGGCCGGTTTCGTCCAGCGCGGCCAGTTTGCATCCCGTGCGGAAGCCCGGGTCCACGCCCAGGACGCGCACGTTTCCCGCGGGCGGGGCCAGGAGCAATTCCTTCAGGTTGGCGGCAAATACCTGGATGGCGTCTTCGTCGGCCCGTTGTTTCAACTCCGCGTGAATATCGGTTTCAACGGAGGGAAGTACCAGGCGCTTGAGGGCGTCAACCAGGATACCAACCAGGAATTCACCGCGGATATGCCGCGCGGGAATGCATAGATGGCGGAAACGGGCGGCAAGTTCGTCGGCGTCGACGGCCACACGGCTGCGCAGCACATCTTCCTTTTCGCCGCGACGGATGGCCAGGATGCGGTGGGACGGCAGGTTGCGCAATGGCTCCGAGTAATTGTAATACTGTTCGAATTTTGTGCGTTGATCCCGGAAATCCTTGCGCACTTCCACTTCCAGGAACGCGGTGCGCCACACCCGCTCGCGGATCAAGCGCCGCAGCTCCGCATGCTCGCTGAAACCCTCGGCCAGGATGTCCGACGCGCCCTTGAGTACTTCGTCCACACTCTCCAATCCCTTTTTTGCGTCAACGCAGGGCAACGCCATGGTTTCGGGATCACCGGGTAAAGCAGGATCCTGGAGCGCCGCAGCCAGCGGTTCCAAACCCTTTTCCCGCGCCATGGCGGCGCGGGTGCGGCGCCTGGGCTTAAAGGGCAGATACAGGTCTTCCAATTCGGTGCGGGACCAGGTGGACTCGATCCGGGTCCGCAGTTCCCCGGTCAGCTTGCCCTGTTCCTCAATGGTTTTCAACACCGTGACCCGGCGCCGCGTCAACTCTCTTGCTGCGTCCAGGTGGTCACGGATCTTTTCCAGCGCCACTTCATCCATGCCTCCGGTGACTTCCTTGCGGTAACGGGCGATAAAGGGGATGGTCATCTCCTGGTCCAGCAGGCCGGCAACCTGCCGAACGGATTCCAGGGGGGTTGCGCATGCAGCGGCGACGTGTTGCAGCAGGTTCGAATCGGGCATCAATCCTCCAGGCGGGGAAAAAGCCATTGTAGCATAATAACAG
This window harbors:
- a CDS encoding M24 family metallopeptidase; the encoded protein is MALRGHEAHPPATNGRSLFLIKVTVPVGMEMRVFGFSLAIMQTRTHQRKDQHRVDDQPAGKNAVNKSRRTNMKKQLGIWKLGLGLLFVVTTVGAFAETSPYAERRASLMKSIKQGPVILFGETDTHPGKRFRQDNDFFYLSGINDPCAVMVISAENDRTVLFLPRQSERERMIDGENMLLDPDAPGRLGVGAIYSASYLDEYLARILRRSGSRLWVRLSPADPQDGSRWETGIFTARAGRCAYNDVPTLDQQRVKRLRERYPFAELGDISPVLDRMRMIKDAHEIEILRRNGRISAEAVVAAIKATRPGAMEYELEAAAVGHILKNGADGPAYAPIVGSGPNSCVWHYNRNQRKMQAGEVVLMDFGADLEHYAMDITRTWPVSGKFTPEQRKLYATVLAIQKASIEAYRPGVTLADVKRHVAHRMREWKIPDRGLEGVIHHYVGLSTHDVGQEGLPLEAGMVFTAEPGLYDSKTGIGIRIEDTVLITPDGCEVLSRFVPKEIDEIEALMAKKKVEEGRSKKGDRLQEDR
- the tsaA gene encoding tRNA (N6-threonylcarbamoyladenosine(37)-N6)-methyltransferase TrmO, whose product is MVPRVTIQTIGIVHSPYHTREEMPIQPPGAAYVEGTVEVFSRYAGGLADLDGFSHIYLIYRFHRTRTVRMRVIPFLDTVYRGVFATRSPSRPAHIGLSIVELLAVDGNRLRVRGIDILDGTPLLDIKPYVPGFDDRRGARTGWLSADMKRIRRQRTDDRFS
- a CDS encoding pyridoxamine 5'-phosphate oxidase family protein gives rise to the protein MGKENRVVTERAEMDEVLRGCKVCRLGVTDDGEAVYLHTGLKGRKIEILHRNPRVCLEFDILDGMIEADRGCGWSMRFRSVLVFGTAVELNDTKEKRRGLRAIMAQYSPGDYTFPDEILERTAAIRVEIDSMTGRKKGAVREPPCRT
- a CDS encoding RNA-binding transcriptional accessory protein yields the protein MAFSPPGGLMPDSNLLQHVAAACATPLESVRQVAGLLDQEMTIPFIARYRKEVTGGMDEVALEKIRDHLDAARELTRRRVTVLKTIEEQGKLTGELRTRIESTWSRTELEDLYLPFKPRRRTRAAMAREKGLEPLAAALQDPALPGDPETMALPCVDAKKGLESVDEVLKGASDILAEGFSEHAELRRLIRERVWRTAFLEVEVRKDFRDQRTKFEQYYNYSEPLRNLPSHRILAIRRGEKEDVLRSRVAVDADELAARFRHLCIPARHIRGEFLVGILVDALKRLVLPSVETDIHAELKQRADEDAIQVFAANLKELLLAPPAGNVRVLGVDPGFRTGCKLAALDETGRLLEHAAIYPTPPRNSVEAARKESLRLIRAHAVRFVVIGDGTASRETRAFFAGIVPAGVTVTVVSEAGASVYSASAAGREEFPDLDVTVRGAVSIGRRFQDPLSELVKIEPRSIGVGQYQHDVDQARLKERLDRVVASAVNAVGVDTNTASSHLLRYVSGIGPVLARNIVDRRDREGLFRSRQDLKRVRMFGDKAFLQSSGFLRIHNGSQPLDATAIHPEAYPLAQRICRAAGKAVGEVIGHAASLEGICPGNFVTDKFGLPTVNDVIRELQVPGRDPRRAFEVFEYAEGVSEISDLEAGMDLPGKVTNVTRFGAFVDIGVHQDGLVHVSELSRKFVARPEEVVAVGQVVRVRVLSVDPELKRIQLSMK
- a CDS encoding diguanylate cyclase, with amino-acid sequence MARSESDFPLVVPRANLFFILRSIFISACFLSLIPQPLCADSPEELLDQAARSLPHDPASARQVAQSVLDQAEAGRRSDLRARALYLLGDAALADHDYLKAMEYLRRSREAFAITGDRKQEARCLRRLGDAHYYIANHDVAMEHYLAGLRIFRELVAKQDEPELRLGVGHLLATVGNVCRADRSLPQALDYYRQALAVYEKEGFTQGLAGVRANLASIHQQSGQMEAALAENLAGLEIARGLDDPYLLTILLTNAGASATYLDRPQEARAFLNESMTISRARNRRRGILFNLVKLGELEIRQKNWSKAVDFLREAVDLAKELNDRSVRVEALERLADSLSGSDQPGAALNTYKQAGLLRSELMDEARNKRIQELRLIYETERREQELAIMKKQARDRTRLNRLLGLVAALLALLVLVLVSLARLKMRSAAVLKAKNAELEKVFQQVSALSLTDDLTGLANRRSIREKIDAEQIRSKRTGQNYALILADVDHFKLCNDAHGHDVGDQLLIGLSRLFQHVLRAQDFVGRWGGEEFMFLLPETDLEGARVLAEKIRRTVEEKVTTIAGGVTRVTLTLGLTVYRPGESAEAVMLRADAALYAGKNAGRNRVFVLE